In the genome of Raphanus sativus cultivar WK10039 chromosome 4, ASM80110v3, whole genome shotgun sequence, one region contains:
- the LOC108829001 gene encoding jacalin-related lectin 22, with protein sequence MARMYQKLALCGGEGGSEWDDGVYEGVKKVYVGQDLSRITYIKFEYVKEDGEIVTREYGTITQDPREFVIEYPDEHITAVEGSHNKVALIATEVITSLVFKTSKGRTSPTFGPNLFGVVNGTKFKFEDQGKKIVGFHGRSDKAVDALGVYLELESLTTPFPIYKLEAQGGKEGSVWDDGCFDGVRTVRVGQDDCRITYLEFEYVKGARFETRHHGVKGETQSEFVVNFMNEHITSMEATYDNPKFFRNTVITSLKFETSKGRTSVFGYEVGKKFVLGQNEGRLLGFHGKEGEAIDALGAYFEHTPVPTPTPVIGDPWGDYGIYDGVKKITIGLYEEGVAFLKFVYIKGNGLVTGDDHGKITSLGAEEIVLEDGEYLKGIEGYYRPIPGAPFGKIVSIKFKTNKRETPMYGLDSGEKYSFEEKDHKITGFSGRATEVIYDISPMSRRI encoded by the exons ATGGCGAGGATGTACCAGAAGCTGGCACTTTGCGGTGGTGAAGGTGGGAGTGAATGGGACGACGGTGTATACGAGGGTGTAAAGAAAGTGTATGTTGGGCAAGATCTCTCACGTATCACTTACATCAAATTCGAATACGTGAAGGAAGACGGCGAAATTGTAACACGTGAATATGGGACAATAACTCAAGACCCTAGAGAG TTTGTAATTGAATATCCTGATGAACACATCACAGCGGTGGAGGGAAGCCACAACAAAGTGGCTCTGATAGCCACGGAAGTGATCACGTCCCTCGTTTTCAAGACATCAAAGGGTAGAACGTCTCCAACGTTTGGTCCAAACTTGTTCGGAGTTGTCAATGGTACAAAGTTCAAGTTCGAGGACCAGGGAAAGAAGATCGTAGGTTTCCATGGACGGTCGGATAAAGCTGTCGACGCTCTTGGAGTTTATCTTGAACTGGAATCTCTGACCACGCCTTTCCCTATTTACAAGCTAGAAGCCCAAGGTGGTAAAGAGGGGAGTGTTTGGGACGATGGTTGTTTCGACGGTGTTAGGACGGTGCGTGTTGGTCAAGATGATTGTCGTATCACTTATTTGGAGTTTGAGTACGTGAAAGGTGCGAGGTTTGAGACACGACACCATGGGGTGAAAGGAGAAACCCAATCTGAG TTTGTGgttaattttatgaatgaacACATCACATCGATGGAAGCAACCTATGATAATCCAAAGTTTTTCCGCAATACCGTCATAACTTCACTTAAGTTTGAAACATCAAAGGGCAGAACATCAGTCTTTGGATACGAAGTGGGTAAGAAGTTTGTGCTGGGGCAAAATGAGGGTAGGCTTCTCGGATTCCATGGAAAAGAAGGTGAAGCTATTGATGCTCTTGGAGCTTATTTTGAACACACTCCTGTTCCCACTCCCACTCCAGTGATAGGAGATCCATGGGGTGATTACGGTATCTACGATGGTGTCAAGAAGATAACAATAGGACTATACGAAGAAGGTGTAGCCTTTCTCAAATTTGTGTACATTAAAGGCAATGGCCTAGTAACTGGTGATGACCATGGGAAGATAACTTCACTCGGAGCTGAAgag ATTGTTCTTGAGGATGGTGAATATCTAAAAGGCATAGAAGGCTACTATAGACCTATACCCGGTGCACCATTTGGAAAGATTGTGTCTATTAAGTTCAAGACAAACAAAAGGGAGACACCTATGTATGGATTGGATTCTGGTGAGAAGTACTCGTTTGAGGAGAAAGACCACAAGATCACAGGCTTCTCTGGACGAGCTACCGAGGTTATTTACGATATCAGCCCCATGTCCAGGCGCATCTAG
- the LOC108829002 gene encoding CDP-diacylglycerol--glycerol-3-phosphate 3-phosphatidyltransferase 2, whose amino-acid sequence MLRSTFASLIVDVNLRRTLRLSYPAAHLSRSSRFTATSPCSSSHKAPTFVIPTTFSSSYSSSSEKHPPSSPPLTRSAALVGQDDAPISHDNSSSKVLTLPTILTLGRVAAVPLLVSTFYVDGWWGTTATTSIFVAAAVTDWLDGYLARKMKLGSAFGAFLDPVADKLMVAATLILLCTKPIDVAVLGPVPWLLTVPSIAIIGREITMSAVREWAASQNGKLLEAVAVNNLGKWKTATQMTALTILLASRDSSVGWLAASGAGLLYVSAGLSVWSLAVYMRKIWKVLLK is encoded by the exons ATGCTCAGATCCACCTTTGCTTCCTTAATCGTCGACGTCAATTTGCGGCGCACGTTACGTCTCTCTTACCCTGCGGCGCATCTTAGCCGTTCCTCACGCTTCACAGCCACTTCCCCTTGCTCCTCCTCCCATAAAGCTCCAACCTTTGTGATACCCACCACCTTCTCTTCCTCTTATTCCTCTTCGTCGGAGAAACACCCACCATCATCGCCGCCCCTTACCCGATCAGCAGCCCTCGTGGGACAAGACGACGCACCCATCAGCCACGACAACTCTTCTTCCAAAGTTCTTACATTGCCCACCATCTTAACCCTTGGTCGCGTCGCTGCCGTTCCCCTTCTCGTCTCCA CCTTCTACGTTGATGGATGGTGGGGAACAACTGCGACCACAAGCATCTTCGTTGCAGCTGCTGTTACAGACTGGCTTGACGGCTATCTTGCACGCAAG ATGAAGTTAGGTTCTGCGTTTGGAGCGTTTTTAGATCCGGTTGCAGATAAG CTTATGGTCGCAGCTACATTGATCTTACTCTGTACAAAGCCTATCGACGTTGCTGTGTTAGGACCTGTTCCGTGGTTACTAACGGTACCGTCTATTGCAATCATTGGTAGAGAG ATTACCATGTCTGCGGTTAGAGAATGGGCTGCATCTCAAAATGGAAAGCTATTAGAG GCTGTCGCGGTAAACAACTTGGGCAAGTGGAAAACCGCCACGCAGATGACAGCACTAACCATACTTCTCGCGAGCCGGGACAGCAGTGTCGGATGGCTCGCAGCGTCTGGCGCTGGATTGCTTTATGTGTCTGCAGGACTATCGGTTTGGTCTTTAGCCGTTTATATGAGGAAGATTTGGAAAGTACTGCTGAAGTAG
- the LOC108829000 gene encoding uncharacterized protein LOC108829000 isoform X3, translating into MITDAVSSSPLFASDHKRDAYGFSVRPHHVQRYREYVKIYQEEEGERSDRWNSFLEDHAHSAASPVNGSSEEKKVLRFHQIWTEIRPSLRAIEDLMSARVKLESSKRGGCENDSEDEFYDVERSNPVQDDESSDGTCMSACPWKEELEVLVRGGAPMALRGELWQAFAGVKKRRVENYYQNLLAADGLGKDTEMQPADEKGLSGDPLAAVEKWKGQIEKDLPRTFPGHPALDDDGRNALRRLLTAYARHNPSVGYCQAMNFFAGLLLLLMPEENAFWSLIGIIDDYFNDYYSEEMIESQVDQRVLEELVRERFPKLVQHLDYLGVHVACVTAPWFLSIFINMLPWESVLRVWDVLLFEGNRVMLFRTALALMEFYGPTLITTKDAGDAITLLQSMTGSTFDSSQLVFTACMGYQDVNESRLQELRSKHRPAVMAALEERLKGLQAWRDSKDPKSVLLNFSKASLSSNGSLPRSESGSSNADDVLISLTLNGDGGEIDCCQDLQGQVLRLKGELCNLVEEKRSALLRAEELEVALMEMVKQDNRRHLNAKIEQLEQGVTELRKLVSDKKDQEAAMIQSL; encoded by the exons ATGATCACCGACGCCGTTTCCTCCAGCCCTCTCTTCGCATCCGACCACAAAAG GGATGCTTATGGATTTTCTGTGAGGCCTCATCATGTGCAAAGATACCGAGAATATGTTAAAATCTACcag GAGGAGGAAGGGGAGAGGTCGGACAGGTGGAACAGTTTCCTTGAAGATCATGCACACTCTGCCGCGTCTCCTGTGAATGGATCATCTGAAGAAAAGAAAGTGCTCAGATTTCATCAGATATGGACTGAGATCAGACCATCTCTTCGAGCAATCGAGGACTTGATGAGTGCTCGTGTGAAACTGGAATCTTCCAAGAGAGGAGGATGTGAGAATGATTCTGAAGACGAGTTCTACGATGTGGAGAGATCGAATCCAGTTCAGGATGATGAATCTTCAGATGGTACATGCATGTCTGCATGCCCTTGGAAAGAAGAACTTGAAGTGCTTGTTCGAGGTGGTGCACCTATGGCTCTGAGGGGTGAG CTCTGGCAAGCATTTGCGGGGGTTAAGAAACGCCGGGTGGAGAATTATTACCAAAATCTGCTAGCTGCTGATGGTCTAGGAAAGGACACAGAGATGCAGCCTGCAGATGAGAAAGGTCTAAGTGGAGACCCACTCGCTGCTGTGGAAAAATGGAAAGGACAGATAGAGAAG GATTTACCCCGGACGTTTCCAGGTCATCCTGCCTTAGATGATGATGGCAGAAACGCTCTGAGGCGATTGCTAACTGCTTATGCTAGGCATAATCCCTCTGTTGGATACTGTCAG GCTATGAATTTCTTCGCTGGACTTTTATTACTTCTGATGCCAGAAGAGAATGCTTTTTG GTCGCTGATAGGAATCATTGATGACTACTTCAATGATTATTACTCTGAAGAGATGATCGAGTCCCAG GTTGACCAACGAGTTCTGGAGGAGTTGGTTCGAGAGAGATTTCCTAAATTGG TTCAACATCTAGATTATCTTGGAGTGCATGTGGCTTGTGTTACAGCGCCATGGTTTCTTTCAATCTTCATCAATATGCTTCCATGGGAAAGTG TTCTCAGAGTGTGGGATGTGCTTCTGTTTGAAGGAAACCGTGTAATGCTTTTCAGAACAGCGCTTGCATTGATGGAGTTTTATG GTCCTACACTAATTACAACCAAGGACGCTGGAGATGCGATCACTTTGCTACAGTCAATGACTGGTTCAACGTTCGATAGCAGCCAGCTGGTTTTCACTGCTTGCATGGGTTACCAAGATGTAAACGAGAGTAGACTGCAGGAGCTAAGAAGCAAGCACAGGCCAGCTGTAATGGCTGCACTTGAGGAAAGACTAAAAGGGCTTCAAGCTTGGAGGGACTCAAAAGACCCAAAATCAGTTCTGTTAAATTTCAGCAAAGCCTCGCTGTCGTCGAATGGGAGCTTGCCTCGTTCTGAGTCAGGATCCAGTAACGCAGACGATGTCTTGATTAGTCTGACTCTGAATGGGGATGGTGGAGAGATAGATTGTTGTCAAGACCTTCAAGGACAG GTTCTTCGGTTGAAGGGTGAACTCTGCAATTTGGTTGAGGAGAAACGATCTGCTTTACTAAG AGCTGAAGAGCTGGAGGTTGCTCTCATGGAGATGGTCAAACAAGACAATCGGCGTCACCTGAATGCTAAg ATTGAGCAGTTAGAGCAAGGGGTGACAGAGCTTCGAAAGCTTGTGTCTGATAAGAAGGATCAAGAAGCTGCTATGATACAG AGTTTATGA
- the LOC108829000 gene encoding uncharacterized protein LOC108829000 isoform X1, with the protein MITDAVSSSPLFASDHKRDAYGFSVRPHHVQRYREYVKIYQEEEGERSDRWNSFLEDHAHSAASPVNGSSEEKKVLRFHQIWTEIRPSLRAIEDLMSARVKLESSKRGGCENDSEDEFYDVERSNPVQDDESSDGTCMSACPWKEELEVLVRGGAPMALRGELWQAFAGVKKRRVENYYQNLLAADGLGKDTEMQPADEKGLSGDPLAAVEKWKGQIEKDLPRTFPGHPALDDDGRNALRRLLTAYARHNPSVGYCQAMNFFAGLLLLLMPEENAFWSLIGIIDDYFNDYYSEEMIESQVDQRVLEELVRERFPKLVQHLDYLGVHVACVTAPWFLSIFINMLPWESVLRVWDVLLFEGNRVMLFRTALALMEFYGPTLITTKDAGDAITLLQSMTGSTFDSSQLVFTACMGYQDVNESRLQELRSKHRPAVMAALEERLKGLQAWRDSKDPKSVLLNFSKASLSSNGSLPRSESGSSNADDVLISLTLNGDGGEIDCCQDLQGQVLRLKGELCNLVEEKRSALLRAEELEVALMEMVKQDNRRHLNAKIEQLEQGVTELRKLVSDKKDQEAAMIQVLMRMEQEHKVTEDARRAAEQDAAAQRRAAEVLQEKYEEAVAGLGEMEERAVMAESMLEATLQYHKAQPSPRKVLKQDLPVMISP; encoded by the exons ATGATCACCGACGCCGTTTCCTCCAGCCCTCTCTTCGCATCCGACCACAAAAG GGATGCTTATGGATTTTCTGTGAGGCCTCATCATGTGCAAAGATACCGAGAATATGTTAAAATCTACcag GAGGAGGAAGGGGAGAGGTCGGACAGGTGGAACAGTTTCCTTGAAGATCATGCACACTCTGCCGCGTCTCCTGTGAATGGATCATCTGAAGAAAAGAAAGTGCTCAGATTTCATCAGATATGGACTGAGATCAGACCATCTCTTCGAGCAATCGAGGACTTGATGAGTGCTCGTGTGAAACTGGAATCTTCCAAGAGAGGAGGATGTGAGAATGATTCTGAAGACGAGTTCTACGATGTGGAGAGATCGAATCCAGTTCAGGATGATGAATCTTCAGATGGTACATGCATGTCTGCATGCCCTTGGAAAGAAGAACTTGAAGTGCTTGTTCGAGGTGGTGCACCTATGGCTCTGAGGGGTGAG CTCTGGCAAGCATTTGCGGGGGTTAAGAAACGCCGGGTGGAGAATTATTACCAAAATCTGCTAGCTGCTGATGGTCTAGGAAAGGACACAGAGATGCAGCCTGCAGATGAGAAAGGTCTAAGTGGAGACCCACTCGCTGCTGTGGAAAAATGGAAAGGACAGATAGAGAAG GATTTACCCCGGACGTTTCCAGGTCATCCTGCCTTAGATGATGATGGCAGAAACGCTCTGAGGCGATTGCTAACTGCTTATGCTAGGCATAATCCCTCTGTTGGATACTGTCAG GCTATGAATTTCTTCGCTGGACTTTTATTACTTCTGATGCCAGAAGAGAATGCTTTTTG GTCGCTGATAGGAATCATTGATGACTACTTCAATGATTATTACTCTGAAGAGATGATCGAGTCCCAG GTTGACCAACGAGTTCTGGAGGAGTTGGTTCGAGAGAGATTTCCTAAATTGG TTCAACATCTAGATTATCTTGGAGTGCATGTGGCTTGTGTTACAGCGCCATGGTTTCTTTCAATCTTCATCAATATGCTTCCATGGGAAAGTG TTCTCAGAGTGTGGGATGTGCTTCTGTTTGAAGGAAACCGTGTAATGCTTTTCAGAACAGCGCTTGCATTGATGGAGTTTTATG GTCCTACACTAATTACAACCAAGGACGCTGGAGATGCGATCACTTTGCTACAGTCAATGACTGGTTCAACGTTCGATAGCAGCCAGCTGGTTTTCACTGCTTGCATGGGTTACCAAGATGTAAACGAGAGTAGACTGCAGGAGCTAAGAAGCAAGCACAGGCCAGCTGTAATGGCTGCACTTGAGGAAAGACTAAAAGGGCTTCAAGCTTGGAGGGACTCAAAAGACCCAAAATCAGTTCTGTTAAATTTCAGCAAAGCCTCGCTGTCGTCGAATGGGAGCTTGCCTCGTTCTGAGTCAGGATCCAGTAACGCAGACGATGTCTTGATTAGTCTGACTCTGAATGGGGATGGTGGAGAGATAGATTGTTGTCAAGACCTTCAAGGACAG GTTCTTCGGTTGAAGGGTGAACTCTGCAATTTGGTTGAGGAGAAACGATCTGCTTTACTAAG AGCTGAAGAGCTGGAGGTTGCTCTCATGGAGATGGTCAAACAAGACAATCGGCGTCACCTGAATGCTAAg ATTGAGCAGTTAGAGCAAGGGGTGACAGAGCTTCGAAAGCTTGTGTCTGATAAGAAGGATCAAGAAGCTGCTATGATACAG GTCTTGATGCGGATGGAGCAAGAACATAAGGTAACGGAAGATGCACGGAGAGCGGCTGAGCAGGATGCAGCAGCGCAGAGACGTGCTGCCGAAGTGCTTCAG GAAAAATATGAGGAAGCTGTTGCTGGGCTTGGTGAGATGGAGGAGAGGGCAGTAATGGCAGAGTCCATGTTGGAGGCGACTTTGCAGTATCATAAAGCACAACCTTCACCAcg GAAAGTACTGAAGCAAGATTTGCCGGTCATGATCAGTCCCTAG
- the LOC108829000 gene encoding uncharacterized protein LOC108829000 isoform X2, with the protein MITDAVSSSPLFASDHKRDAYGFSVRPHHVQRYREYVKIYQEEEGERSDRWNSFLEDHAHSAASPVNGSSEEKKVLRFHQIWTEIRPSLRAIEDLMSARVKLESSKRGGCENDSEDEFYDVERSNPVQDDESSDGTCMSACPWKEELEVLVRGGAPMALRGELWQAFAGVKKRRVENYYQNLLAADGLGKDTEMQPADEKGLSGDPLAAVEKWKGQIEKDLPRTFPGHPALDDDGRNALRRLLTAYARHNPSVGYCQAMNFFAGLLLLLMPEENAFWSLIGIIDDYFNDYYSEEMIESQVDQRVLEELVRERFPKLVQHLDYLGVHVACVTAPWFLSIFINMLPWESGNRVMLFRTALALMEFYGPTLITTKDAGDAITLLQSMTGSTFDSSQLVFTACMGYQDVNESRLQELRSKHRPAVMAALEERLKGLQAWRDSKDPKSVLLNFSKASLSSNGSLPRSESGSSNADDVLISLTLNGDGGEIDCCQDLQGQVLRLKGELCNLVEEKRSALLRAEELEVALMEMVKQDNRRHLNAKIEQLEQGVTELRKLVSDKKDQEAAMIQVLMRMEQEHKVTEDARRAAEQDAAAQRRAAEVLQEKYEEAVAGLGEMEERAVMAESMLEATLQYHKAQPSPRKVLKQDLPVMISP; encoded by the exons ATGATCACCGACGCCGTTTCCTCCAGCCCTCTCTTCGCATCCGACCACAAAAG GGATGCTTATGGATTTTCTGTGAGGCCTCATCATGTGCAAAGATACCGAGAATATGTTAAAATCTACcag GAGGAGGAAGGGGAGAGGTCGGACAGGTGGAACAGTTTCCTTGAAGATCATGCACACTCTGCCGCGTCTCCTGTGAATGGATCATCTGAAGAAAAGAAAGTGCTCAGATTTCATCAGATATGGACTGAGATCAGACCATCTCTTCGAGCAATCGAGGACTTGATGAGTGCTCGTGTGAAACTGGAATCTTCCAAGAGAGGAGGATGTGAGAATGATTCTGAAGACGAGTTCTACGATGTGGAGAGATCGAATCCAGTTCAGGATGATGAATCTTCAGATGGTACATGCATGTCTGCATGCCCTTGGAAAGAAGAACTTGAAGTGCTTGTTCGAGGTGGTGCACCTATGGCTCTGAGGGGTGAG CTCTGGCAAGCATTTGCGGGGGTTAAGAAACGCCGGGTGGAGAATTATTACCAAAATCTGCTAGCTGCTGATGGTCTAGGAAAGGACACAGAGATGCAGCCTGCAGATGAGAAAGGTCTAAGTGGAGACCCACTCGCTGCTGTGGAAAAATGGAAAGGACAGATAGAGAAG GATTTACCCCGGACGTTTCCAGGTCATCCTGCCTTAGATGATGATGGCAGAAACGCTCTGAGGCGATTGCTAACTGCTTATGCTAGGCATAATCCCTCTGTTGGATACTGTCAG GCTATGAATTTCTTCGCTGGACTTTTATTACTTCTGATGCCAGAAGAGAATGCTTTTTG GTCGCTGATAGGAATCATTGATGACTACTTCAATGATTATTACTCTGAAGAGATGATCGAGTCCCAG GTTGACCAACGAGTTCTGGAGGAGTTGGTTCGAGAGAGATTTCCTAAATTGG TTCAACATCTAGATTATCTTGGAGTGCATGTGGCTTGTGTTACAGCGCCATGGTTTCTTTCAATCTTCATCAATATGCTTCCATGGGAAAGTG GAAACCGTGTAATGCTTTTCAGAACAGCGCTTGCATTGATGGAGTTTTATG GTCCTACACTAATTACAACCAAGGACGCTGGAGATGCGATCACTTTGCTACAGTCAATGACTGGTTCAACGTTCGATAGCAGCCAGCTGGTTTTCACTGCTTGCATGGGTTACCAAGATGTAAACGAGAGTAGACTGCAGGAGCTAAGAAGCAAGCACAGGCCAGCTGTAATGGCTGCACTTGAGGAAAGACTAAAAGGGCTTCAAGCTTGGAGGGACTCAAAAGACCCAAAATCAGTTCTGTTAAATTTCAGCAAAGCCTCGCTGTCGTCGAATGGGAGCTTGCCTCGTTCTGAGTCAGGATCCAGTAACGCAGACGATGTCTTGATTAGTCTGACTCTGAATGGGGATGGTGGAGAGATAGATTGTTGTCAAGACCTTCAAGGACAG GTTCTTCGGTTGAAGGGTGAACTCTGCAATTTGGTTGAGGAGAAACGATCTGCTTTACTAAG AGCTGAAGAGCTGGAGGTTGCTCTCATGGAGATGGTCAAACAAGACAATCGGCGTCACCTGAATGCTAAg ATTGAGCAGTTAGAGCAAGGGGTGACAGAGCTTCGAAAGCTTGTGTCTGATAAGAAGGATCAAGAAGCTGCTATGATACAG GTCTTGATGCGGATGGAGCAAGAACATAAGGTAACGGAAGATGCACGGAGAGCGGCTGAGCAGGATGCAGCAGCGCAGAGACGTGCTGCCGAAGTGCTTCAG GAAAAATATGAGGAAGCTGTTGCTGGGCTTGGTGAGATGGAGGAGAGGGCAGTAATGGCAGAGTCCATGTTGGAGGCGACTTTGCAGTATCATAAAGCACAACCTTCACCAcg GAAAGTACTGAAGCAAGATTTGCCGGTCATGATCAGTCCCTAG
- the LOC108828982 gene encoding uncharacterized protein LOC108828982 produces the protein MVAVRRRKKRTMRLIALGIVEGENQNVGGEDETGKENKEDDEFDSRFDMFDDSDGASSEDDNFSSYGESPSEDQESPTLPPKKIYHKFSMSGFKESEEVLLRLEMSSLNLAVGQRYDSKDDLERRLKLLTVKDQFDYDKHTCSTTEHYNRCRHATPNILGELYKSFLGDVGPAVHPTSVGIAITKQFGVKMEYWKSYRTLKFAREIDQRTPESVARLQIDENGKFMYVFLAFGASVNGFHFMRKVVVVDGTFLNGRYKRTLLTALAQDGNFQIFPIAFTVVDTENDDSWHWFFTQLKLLIPDDEGLAIISDRHNSIGKAITNVYLLAFRGICTYHLYKNILGRYKGKDAFRLVKKAARCFRMSEFTQIFEEIEAINPALHGYFQRADVRLWMRVHFPGERYNLMTTNIAKSMSRALSNARGLNIIRILESIRVMMTRWFAERREDARSQRTTLTRGVEKLLHGRVTATRDLTVQRIDDHHTEVKYGSSGESLHVVNLVERNCICRHFELEKLPCVHAIAAAEYRNVSRISLCSPYYTSNYLVSAYAESVMPVDSAQPVPEIVANKPCLPSTLTLMAGMLFFMSFGKHIYDSNMRNG, from the exons ATGGTTGCAGTtcggagaaggaagaagaggacAATGAGATTGATTGCTCTAGGTATTGTGGAAGGAGAAAATCAGAATGTAGGTGGAGAAGATGAAACAggcaaagaaaacaaagaagatgatgaatttGATAGTCGATTTGATATGTTCGACGACTCGGACGGTGCGTCATCTGAAGATGATAACTTCAGCTCATACGGTGAGTCTCCTTCAGAAGACCAAGAGTCACCAACGCTACCTCCCAAGAAGATATATCATAAATTCTCGATGAGCGGGTTTAAAGAGAGTGAGGAGGTTCTTCTAAGGTTGGAGATGTCGTCGCTAAATCTTGCGGTAGGGCAACGATACGATAGTAAAGACGATTTGGAGAGACGACTGAAACTTCTTACAGTGAAGGATCAATTTGATTATGAT AAACATACATGCTCTACAACTGAGCATTATAATCGATGTCGACATGCAACACCAAATATTCTAGGAGAGTTGTACAAGAGCTTTCTCGGCGACGTTGGTCCGGCCGTTCACCCTACGAGTGTTGGAATAGCTATCACTAAGCAGTTTGGTGTAAAG ATGGAGTATTGGAAATCCTACCGGACGCTgaaatttgcaagggaaatcGATCAGAGAACACCTGAGAGTG TTGCGCGTCTTCAAATCGATGAGAATGGAAAATTCATGTATGTGTTTCTTGCATTTGGTGCGAGCGTAAATGGGTTTCATTTCATGCGCAAAGTTGTGGTTGTCGACGGTACGTTTCTTAATGGTAGATACAAAAGGACGCTTCTCACGGCACTGGCTCAGGATGGTAACTTTCAGATTTTTCCAATAGCCTTCACAGTGGTTGACACTGAAAATGATGATTCCTGGCATTGGTTTTTTACGCAACTAAAACTTTTGATTCCTGACGACGAGGGTCTTGCGATAATCTCGGATAGGCATAACTCGATTGGGAAAGCAATTACAAATGTGTATCTGCTTGCTTTTCGTGGAATTTGCACGTACCATCTATATAAGAATATACTGGGACGGTACAAAGGAAAAGATGCATTTCGTCTGGTGAAGAAAGCGGCGAGATGTTTTAGGATGTCTGAGTTTACTCAGATTTTCGAGGAGATTGAAGCGATTAATCCAGCACTCCACGGCTACTTCCAAAGGGCTGATGTCCGACTGTGGATGCGTGTTCATTTCCCGGGCGAGAGGTACAATTTGATGACTACGAACATAGCGAAATCAATGAGCAGAGCATTGTCGAATGCTAGAGGTCTTAACATTATTCGAATATTAGAATCGATACGGGTTATGATGACCAGATGGTTTGCTGAACGGAGAGAGGATGCCAGATCGCAGCGAACCACGCTTACGCGTGGTGTGGAGAAACTACTACAT ggTCGTGTAACTGCCACCAGAGATTTGACGGTACAGAGGATTGATGATCATCACACTGAAGTTAAATATGGATCTTCCGGCGAGTCTTTGCATGTTGTTAATTTGGTAGAGCGAAATTGCATATGTCGTCATTTCGAACTCGAGAAATTACCATGCGTACACGCAATCGCAGCGGCGGAGTACAGGAATGTTTCTCGTATATCCCTGTGCAGTCCTTACTATACCAGCAATTATTTGGTTAGCGCATACGCTGAATCGGTCATGCCGGTTGATTCAGCGCAACCTGTTCCAGAAATCGTGGCTAACAAACCCTGCTTGCCCTCGACT TTAACACTTATGGCGGGGATGTTGTTTTTCATGTCCTTTGGAAAGCATATCTACGACTCTAATATGCGTAACGGCTGA